Proteins from a genomic interval of Plasmodium reichenowi strain SY57 chromosome 13, whole genome shotgun sequence:
- a CDS encoding ER lumen protein retaining receptor, putative → MNIFRLIGDILHLVSMYILIMKLKKSKNCIGISCRMQELYLIVFLCRYIDLFFVFVSFYNTVMKITFILTIAYTIYLIRLKLPISQTYNRKVDNFKSEKYLIPPCLVLSLLTCKTYNLYNILWSFSIWLESVAILPQLVLLEKQREVENITSHYVITMGLYRAFYILNWIYRYFFDDKPYINVVGWIGGLIQTLLYIDFFYYFALAKWYGKKLVLPFNGEV, encoded by the exons atgaatatatttagaCTGATTGGTGATATTTTGCACTTAGTAAGTATGTATATACTTATTATGAAGTTAAAGAAATCAAAGAATTGTATAGGTATATCATGTCGTATGCAAGAATTGTATTTAATAGTATTTTTATGCAG ATATATTGATCTCTTCTTTGTTTTTGTGAGTTTTTACAATACAGTTATGAAAATAACTTTTATACTGACAATAGCGtatactatatatttaataagaTTGAAATTACCCATATCTCAAACATACAATAGAAAAGTAGACAATTTTAAAAgtgaaaaatatttgattCCTCCATGTTTAG TTTTGAGTTTGTTAACCTGTAAAACCTACAACTTGTATAACATTTTATGGTCCTTTTCCATATGGTTAGAAAGTGTGGCCATATTACCTCAACTAGTATTACTGGAAAAACAAAGAGAAGTTGAAAATATTACTTCCCATTATGTTATTACCATGGGATTATATAGAgctttttatatattaaattgGATATATAGATATTTCTTTGATGACAAAccatatattaatgtaGTAGGATGGATTGGTGGTTTAATAcaaacattattatatatagatttcttttattattttgcCTTAGCAAAATGGtatggaaaaaaattagTTCTTCCATTTAATGGTGaagtataa